In the genome of Harmonia axyridis chromosome 4, icHarAxyr1.1, whole genome shotgun sequence, the window CTAAAATTACGTTATAGGGTTGAACTCTGTCCAGTcgtttttctcagaaaaaatttGCTTCAATAATGTGAAGGCATGTTACATCCATACATCTCTTCATTCGCTAGGCCGTCGTTCCGAAATAGTCACTGTACGTGTCAGGAGTACATAATATGTGTATCTTCAGTTGTATGATTTTTGCATCTTGGAATTTAGCTTTTGATAATCGACCATATAGTTTTTGTCCTATCGCCTAAATTTTGTGAAGATATATAAccttttttgaatgatttttagtATTCGGTTTACAGCATTTGAATTCCTAATAATTGTATCTGTACTTTTCGAATCAAAGGTGGCCTACGAGAAGGACGAATCTCCCAAAGTTGCCAGAATATACACTTCGGGTTCTGAACAAAAGAATTGATATTATCGTTGAACTTTATTATCAACATTGATATCTATCCACTAAAATCCAATATACTCAATAAATCCATTCAACAAACAGTCAATAGAGGgtaaataatatgaaatataacAAACTTGAGGAAGCATTAACAAACAAATTATATACTAAACGAGAAATCCTCAATCAATGCCTTGTCATGATATTCCGATCAAATTGCCATCGGACttttatatattaatttgattCTCCTTGAAAGAATTAGCATCTCCGGGAACGACCTAACAGCTTCTGTCCTGCAGATTGTGCAGAGAATACAACTGTTCTTCTTCTCCTGTTTGAACCGCATGGGTCACATGGATTGCAGGGTTCACATGGCTCGCAAGGTTCACAGCGTTGTGCGCATGGCTCACAACATGGTTCGCAACGTTGTTCGCATGGCTCACAGCATGGTTCGCAACGTTGTTCGCATGGCTCACAGCATGGTTCGCAGCGTTGTTCGCGTGGCTCACAGCATGGTTCGTAGCGTTGTTCGCATGGCTCACAGCATGGTTCACAGCGTGATTCACATCGTGGTTCACATGGCTCACAGCTTGGTTCACAGCGTCTTTTCTCACAAACCCTTGTTACATACGATTCTTGTACATAACGTACAGAACGTTCGTTTATAACTTGTGGAATGTAACGTACTCTTGGTTGGACAGTCACTTGAGGGACCATCCTTGTACGTCTTACATATCTGCACCTTTCTCCTCTTGATTGTCTCTTCTTACGACCCTAGAGAATATAAATTTGAACATGTTATTTTATGAACATTTGAAAATTGCTCGAACAATCCGAACAGTTAGAAGGCACAGTAGTATTCATACCTGAATTTGAACATTTTCCAAGAAATGAATAGAGATGAAAGATACATGAATATGAGTTGATCCAGTAATATTAATACATTACCTTCTTCACTACGGTTGTAGTAGAGGAGCTCCAACTTTTCGAACTTTTTTCCAATATCTTGCTCTCATTGTTGGAACAAGTCGATTTTTTCGTGGTGGTTGTATTCTCTACTTCAGACTCACAACTGGAGCTATCGTCATTGCAATGATGATGCCTACGCCTGTGGCAATCATCTCCTCGTCTTTCACATCTATTGCTTCCTGACCGGCTGCAAATCAATACCTGAAAACCTAAACCTGAAAAACATTGTTTTTGAAAGAATACAAATCAAATCACCTTCCTACAGTTGGGCACAACTCTCTCGCAACCATTGTCAATTACTCTGCATTCCCTCCTTCTTGGGATGACCTTGGCTGGGACCTCTTCGCCATCACACCATGCTTTTCCACAGAAAATGTCGCTACCATCATCATCCCTTCCATACCAAACAGAATTATCTGGTACCTGGAAGTCTTCACAAGCTTGCCATGCGTAACCTGGGTTGCACCCACGACGATTCCATTTAGTAGAAGAAAATAATCTTCCTGAAAAATCGAAGAAGGAGATGGGTTAAGGCATTCCTCATTGGCTGTAGGAATAGTTTTCCATtaaaatttatgttgttttgtAATGACAAATTCCATTCTGtctttaaaaatttcaagcttttttTCTCCTGTTccgaatgaatgaaaaatttctgaGTTCGTTCCGAACAATGAAAGCTATAGAAAAGGTCTAACCTGCCATGTTATTCGTTAGTTTCAACTGAATTTGAACTGATTACTGTTCGCTGATATTCGAGAATATATACCGGTCTATATGACATCAAAAAATCAATCAGGATACATTCTCATTGACAAATCAAATCCTTTGTAATCGATTCATTTATTGACGATAGATAagaatttgatttcaataaataaaagagtGTTCCGCATCGATATAAAATATTGCATTGGAAACTGTTCTACTGATAAtgtgtattattaattttacatAATTCCTCATTACATAGCTCAAATCCTATGAATTCTCGAGTCAAAAATGCATATCTATATTTTATAACgggtgtataactttaagttggcattactgttcaatatgacgaccgatttaacagctcacaagtgatttattctcagtttggtttggcaattcatcatgaatagactcacgcctgaacaacgcttgcaagtagtgcaattttatttcgaaaataatggttctgggcggaatacgtatcgcgcactacgtccattttattttgtttagcgatgaagcgcacttctggttgaatggctacgtcaacaaaaaaaactgccgcatttagagtgaaggtAATCCTCAGGTGTATGTCGatacaccgttacatccagaaaaattgactgtttggtgcgccttatgggctgatggaatcattggtccgtacttcttcaaaaacgatgatgaccagatcgttacagtcaatggtgatcggtatagagccatgattacttactttttcattcctgaattgaacaaccatgatgtccaggagctgtggttccaacaagacggcgcaacatgtcacacagctcgtgccacaatcgatttattgaaagacacgtttggtgaccgcctaatttcacgttttcgacctgtgaattggcctccaagatcttgtgatttacaccgctagactactttctgtggggctatgtatagtcattggtctatgcggataagccacaaacccttgaccatttggaagacaacattcgccgtgttattgccgatatacggccacaaatgttggaaaaagtcatcgaaaattggacgtccagattggactacatccgagccagccgtggcggtcatatgccataaatcatttttaaaatgtaatgccacaagattatcttgcggataaatgaaattcatgtcaatcgaataatccatcgttattttattgcaatttaaattgctatagctttaaaaaaaaacaccctttactatacCTACGGAGGGTGggccacggtcgatggtaccctGTACTTTTACGGATAACGAAAGGTTCGATTCTGTTGAGAATTTGACTTATTCTGTAGGAACAAGTGTTTCATCGatctaaaataaataaaactttaGCTCCATCGGTTTCGAGGTCACGAAATTATTGTATAATTCATGTTTGatatcttcttgaattttctatggttctggataCGCtattagtttgaaatttttcagtaGACTTTTGAAATTGCCATTTTGCATCCTAATGTCAATTTGCATTTcgcaatcaaaatgaaaaccaaATTTTGAAGTGTCATATTTACAGATCCTCATATCGCTACTCGTGAAGTATTCACCAAATTCGAATCCACAATCCTTGATCAGTACATTGATTCAGTTATCATAATTACTGTAAAAAGTCGACGTATGACTGACATATGAAATTGATCAAATTAGGATATTTGTCTTAGAAAAGGTAATGTTACAATTGCTCATGTGACTCtaaagactgatttctaggtGTGGTTTCACTTATTTgacaacaaaactcctacccaagttggtttttacaaatttaatgaaatcaaaatattcaaagatcGATCTTTTTTACTCTGAACAaataacaatgaaataaaaactgaacttaaatcagtttttatatgaattactGTCCtgttaggatggaacctcttctgtagattattttcagcattctaaacaccagatcttagcaggaagctatagtactctaattcccattcagcgaagttgataATAACGCCAGGTAAAACGAAGGTGTTCTCTCAGTtacaggaactaaagtggttcaACATACGTACCATTCCAATTCatatatctcaaggaagtacttcttgatatttttcaatcccaagagaagTTTCCGTTGTTcaaatcccacgggaggtgcgagaatcccaacacaattctcgcctataaattaaattttgaatctcaaattaaactagtacTGGCTGAAAACTGAAACAAGGTACGTATTTTTACTGAAGCCTCGATAACTATTGAAAATTCAGTCTGTTTCTTTCTCCAGATACGCGAATCTGTTggcgcttcatcggcgaccaacAACCGCgcctttgaaaattccagtagcgtaacatgaaccGAAGCGTTCAAAATTGTTGCAAAACATAACTTACATAAAAGTTTTGCAATGGTTATAGATATTTCTATTTCCTGCTGTTAGATTGACTAAATTTATCTGAAGTGACATGTCCCCTTACTTCATATACACTTCGTATGGAGACAAGAATAGTTGGAATTGAAGTTCGCGTGAACGGAAATCCTCAAATCTTGATGTGAATTAAGTGTTCAAATGAAGACGATTCCTGTGCTAgtcaatattgatttttttctgagtAGGCAAAGTAGGATATGCATGAAGAATTTGATATTCCCATAACCGAAGTATGCTTTGGAAGGACTTGACATCAGTGAATATGTTTCGgcatattcaaattaaattcgTTCAAGTAACTGGCAACATCgaccaaaaataacaaattggaTAACCATGTGCCAATCACCAAATGTTGGACCATATCTACTTTGTCCTTCATTTCCATGAAAGTTTTCACTTTCTCTCTCAGTTTATAGAATCTCTTCAATATATTGCCCTTACTTAGCCAGCGAAATTGAGGCGTGGGTCGAGTGTGAAAAATGTAATTGGCAGGCCAAGAAAATTATATAAGCCGGCTTTAGGGTGCCCATACTAGCCTTAGAGTATTAAAGCATAAATTGCATCCttgaaaagaaataaatttgattatttttttcatcatcgaGGATGCATAAGAATTGGATGAACTCATCTATATACATTTTTAGCTATTGAGCTCATACTATTCTACTCAGAAGATTAAAATCGTAGATGAAGCTTTCGGACGCAAGCTACCGTAAGCAAAACTATTACTCCAGATCCAAACCTgtaaaaatttcagtgaaattattatacattatgattaatcaaagaaaaagtaaaaggacacatccctcaaggGGAAGCGCTAACCGTATAAATGTGTTTCGgactttcggccctcatcagtacggtgaaaaagtaaAAAGTAAAAGTAAAAAGTGTtgggatgagcaacacttgatgTGAAACAACGGACAAACGGATAACAATAGAAACCAGCCTTTCATTTGTGTTTTCGGTAGGCAGACTTTATAGACTCCAGGGCAACATCCAACGTCACCACGTATTCAGctatagttacctgcgtgacatccatgagtccaagaataaaaataaagagGAAATAAAGAGGGGAattgcgaataaaaaaaaaaggatttcccTCATTATTTCTCTATGTGTTTATTCcaggactcggatgttacgcaggtagctatagctgccTACGTGCTGATGTTAGTAATTGGCCTGTAGTCCATAGGGTGTTCCtactgaaaccacaaatgagcggctggcttttgttgttgactctgttcaTGTTTTTCCACCAattgttgctcatcctaacactgtGTCAACCttctgatgagggccgaaatcCCGAAACACGTGACTGCGGTCAACGTTTCTTCTTGAGAGATGTGTCCTTATACTTCTTGTTTGATTTGCAAGTTTGCAAATTTCCcctcattattttctgtacagggtgggcaaataagcgaggtaagcggctatatctcaggaaccactcatcgtagagacttgcggtaaaaaattttactactaaagtgaacaaaagaaaacactggaaattgttttgaagttcatacctccaccgctagggggcgtaatagctatcgtctagtagaaaaatgcattttactcgaaaaattttcatatagagttggaaaaaaaatatcatcactgtaaaccttggaaaattctctatctgtttgaattgtcactttcgattttgcgacatcaaataagggtgggggaaagatagaaatctgactgattgaaatgactgtaacttcagtttggctcaacatttttgagcaaattagatcttatttgagagacaacatcttgttgattaaggaaaaaatatactcataatgaatttgattcagctgcttccgatagggagcgctaagtcagaagttcattgttttgttcatttttctctgaaatttcaaatgtaatggtaggattttcttaacagaaacaaaaatttcattgaatttgcatgaaaaaacgtGGAGGTCGCAAAgagataatttcaggcgttctgaagttatggccgaaagaagatattcttcaactgatgcactgcgaaaaaccaaattgagtcttcaagttctaacagaaacagaaatcccatcaaatttgtatgaaaaaaacagaaggtcgcaaagcgatagcttcaggcgttctggagttatggccgaaagaaggcacaatttagtttttcagtgcatcagttgaagaatatcttttttcgtccataactacagaacccctgaagctattgctttgcgaccttttggtttttacATActaatttgatgggatttctgtttctgttagaacttgaagactcaatttggtttttcgcagtgcatcagttgaagaatatcttcttttggccataacttcagaacgcctgaaattatcgctttgcgacctttaggttttttcatgcaaattcaatgaaatttttgtttctgttaagaaaatcctatcattacatttaaaatttcagagaaaaatgaacaaaacaataaacttctgacttagcgctccctatcggaagcagctgaatcaaattcatcatgagtatattttttccttaatcaacaagatgttgtctctcaaataagatctaatttgctcaaaaatgttgagccaaactgaagttacagacatttcaatcagtcagatttctatctttcccccacccttatttgatgtcgcaaaatcgaaagtgacaattcaaacagatagagaattttccaaggttaacagtgatgatattttttttccaacttaatatgaaaatttttcgagtaaaatgcatttttctactagaCGATAGCTAtcacgccccctagcggtggaggtatgaacttcaaaacaatttccagtgttttcttttgtttagtttagtggtaaaattttttaccgcaagtctctacgatgagtggatcctgagatatagccgcttacctcgcttatttgcccaccctgtacattatgatttatcaaaaattttggATGGATAACGAGTACCTTCAACCACCTATCAAGTTACTTGCTGCTTCTTCTTTGACAAGTATAATCCTTGCAGTATATAGACTTCCTTTGTTGGTGGACAGTCCAACAAGGATAGTATGTCCTTCTAATTAGTGGGTATAGCTATTTGATTTCTGAAGATGTTTGAACTAATTTGATTCTTATTACGATTTTCACTAATGAAGATCGATTTTAGGAAGAAAACCACTCAAATCTGGTTGAATGAGTTAGAATAGCAAGGCCAAGCCCAAAAAGCATATATTATGTTGAGACGTACTGATCTCAAACAATATACAGAGCCATCACTGCGCTTCTTCCAATATTCCTTCAATTGTATTTATCTTGGGATGAAAATTTAACGTAATACCGTAGACGAGACTTAAAAGCATTAAAATTATTTCGTGTTTActgattttcattaaaatttttcagagGTGAAATATTAAGTCTATTGTTATCACTTTTCACTAACACAAACGAgactttttctgaaatattttcttattgtGATGAATTGTTATTTATCTAAGTTGTTCGTTTATTGCATGTTTcatcagaaattatttttttcatgaggTCAGTGAGTATGTGCGTCTCTTCCGAAAACAAATGTAGCCTTCGAGGAGGATTGAATCACTCAAAGACTTCTAACTATacatttgaaa includes:
- the LOC123677974 gene encoding scavenger receptor class F member 2-like, with the translated sequence MAGRLFSSTKWNRRGCNPGYAWQACEDFQVPDNSVWYGRDDDGSDIFCGKAWCDGEEVPAKVIPRRRECRVIDNGCERVVPNCRKVLICSRSGSNRCERRGDDCHRRRHHHCNDDSSSCESEVENTTTTKKSTCSNNESKILEKSSKSWSSSTTTVVKKGRKKRQSRGERCRYVRRTRMVPQVTVQPRVRYIPQVINERSVRYVQESYVTRVCEKRRCEPSCEPCEPRCESRCEPCCEPCEQRYEPCCEPREQRCEPCCEPCEQRCEPCCEPCEQRCEPCCEPCAQRCEPCEPCEPCNPCDPCGSNRRRRTVVFSAQSAGQKLLGRSRRC